One window of Flavobacterium ammonificans genomic DNA carries:
- a CDS encoding DEAD/DEAH box helicase — MKLKKINEALQNALIEKGLTEANELQQETFSTIKSGSDCLIVAPKGSGKTTTIVLNVIQQLAGKQEESPRALIIVEDKAKVLEMEALFEEYGKYDPLEVYGVHDKGDTDYDKNYISTGIDVLIGTPNKLNDMFSTAGYNVNRLKMFILDDADPILKLRHETKIMRISNSIAKTQRIIFTEQYTERVAILADKMLLEPYEFDFEEDEENEESEE, encoded by the coding sequence ATGAAATTAAAAAAAATAAACGAAGCCCTTCAAAATGCTTTAATTGAAAAAGGTTTGACCGAAGCCAATGAGTTGCAACAAGAAACATTTTCTACGATTAAAAGTGGGTCTGATTGTTTGATTGTGGCTCCAAAAGGAAGTGGAAAAACAACTACAATTGTCCTTAATGTGATTCAGCAATTAGCGGGAAAACAAGAAGAATCGCCACGGGCGCTAATCATTGTTGAAGATAAAGCGAAGGTACTGGAAATGGAAGCTTTGTTTGAAGAATATGGTAAATATGATCCGTTAGAGGTATACGGAGTTCATGACAAAGGAGATACGGATTATGATAAAAATTACATCTCTACAGGTATTGACGTATTGATTGGCACACCCAATAAATTGAATGATATGTTCTCAACTGCGGGTTATAATGTCAATCGTTTGAAGATGTTTATTTTAGATGATGCTGATCCTATTTTGAAATTGCGTCACGAAACTAAAATCATGCGAATTTCGAACAGTATAGCCAAAACACAACGCATTATTTTTACTGAGCAATACACGGAACGTGTGGCTATTTTGGCCGACAAAATGTTGTTGGAACCCTATGAGTTTGACTTTGAAGAAGACGAAGAGAACGAAGAAAGCGAAGAGTAA
- a CDS encoding sigma-54-dependent transcriptional regulator, with protein MSKILIIEDEAAIRRVLVKILSEENTTYVVEEAEDGVAGYEKIKNTDYDLVLCDIKMPKMDGVELLEAVKKIKPEIPMVMISGHGDMETAINTMRLGAFDYISKPPDLNRLLNTVRNALDKKQLVVENKILKKKVSKNYEMIGESEAINHIKLLIEKVAPTEARVLITGPNGTGKELVAHQLHEKSERANFHLVEVNCAAIPSELIESELFGHVKGAFTSAVKDRAGKFEAADKGTIFLDEIGDMSLSAQAKVLRALQENMITRVGADKDIKVDVRVVAATNKDLKKEIAEGRFREDLYHRLAVILIKVPALNDRRDDIPMLIAHFADKIASEQGTTIKTFSKTAIQLLQEYDWTGNIRELRNVVERLIILGGNEISENDVTLFASK; from the coding sequence ATGAGTAAAATATTAATCATAGAAGATGAAGCTGCTATCCGAAGAGTTTTAGTAAAAATTCTTTCGGAAGAGAATACGACTTATGTTGTTGAAGAAGCCGAAGACGGTGTTGCGGGTTATGAAAAGATAAAAAATACGGATTACGATCTGGTTTTGTGCGATATCAAAATGCCAAAAATGGACGGTGTCGAATTACTCGAAGCGGTCAAAAAAATAAAACCAGAAATTCCTATGGTTATGATTTCAGGTCATGGCGATATGGAAACTGCAATCAATACTATGCGTTTGGGTGCCTTTGATTACATTTCAAAACCACCCGATTTGAATCGGTTGTTGAATACCGTTAGAAATGCCTTGGACAAAAAACAATTGGTAGTCGAAAATAAAATTCTGAAGAAAAAAGTCAGCAAGAATTACGAAATGATTGGCGAAAGCGAAGCCATAAATCATATCAAATTGTTGATTGAAAAAGTAGCGCCAACCGAAGCCCGTGTTTTGATAACTGGTCCTAACGGTACTGGAAAAGAATTGGTAGCGCATCAATTACACGAGAAAAGTGAACGTGCTAATTTCCATTTGGTAGAAGTGAATTGTGCCGCCATTCCATCAGAATTGATAGAAAGCGAATTGTTTGGTCATGTGAAAGGCGCTTTTACTTCGGCGGTGAAAGATCGTGCAGGTAAGTTTGAAGCGGCTGATAAAGGAACGATTTTCTTAGATGAAATTGGTGATATGAGTCTTTCTGCTCAAGCCAAGGTATTACGTGCTTTACAAGAAAATATGATTACGAGAGTGGGTGCTGACAAAGACATCAAAGTCGATGTGCGTGTGGTAGCGGCAACCAACAAAGATTTGAAAAAGGAAATTGCCGAAGGGCGTTTCCGCGAAGATTTGTACCATCGATTGGCGGTGATTTTAATCAAAGTGCCCGCTTTGAATGATAGGAGAGATGACATTCCGATGTTGATTGCTCATTTTGCAGACAAGATTGCTTCAGAGCAAGGGACCACAATTAAGACGTTTTCAAAAACGGCTATTCAGTTATTGCAAGAATACGATTGGACAGGAAATATTAGAGAATTACGCAATGTAGTGGAGCGGTTGATTATTCTAGGAGGAAATGAAATTTCAGAGAACGATGTGACATTATTTGCGAGTAAATAA
- a CDS encoding ABC transporter permease, translating into MSIISLIIKREFIAKVRNKSFIVMTFLSPLLFVGIALFVGYLSSMKADTKQIAIHDESGRFVNEFLAKNKPSEEYNYIDLTAVAIDTLKKSIVDEAYEGVLFIPKTKDNATLENQIQFISNESPSISFIEKTQEIIAKKMTLTNLEEAHLDTLAIHQAEADVTINLKKASGEQSLKGLNEIKIAIGGAFGYLIMMFIIIYGNMVMRSVIEEKTNRIIEIIISSVKPFQLMMGKIIGTSLAGILQFFIWAIIGLSLLFSASVFLGANVGATNQIPPEMMQSAQQEMASTAQMYIAEILNLPIATILSCFVIYFIGGYFLYSSFYAAIGAAVDNETDSQQFLLPIIMPLVLGVYIGFFTVVNDPHGTVATVFSMVPLTSPIVMLMRIPFGVPLWQIAISIVILLATFFLVVWFASKIYRVGILMYGKKPTWKELYRWLKY; encoded by the coding sequence ATGAGCATAATTTCATTAATTATTAAAAGAGAGTTTATTGCCAAAGTGCGCAATAAATCCTTTATTGTAATGACTTTTTTAAGTCCGTTACTATTTGTTGGTATCGCTTTGTTTGTAGGTTATTTGAGTTCTATGAAAGCGGATACGAAACAAATTGCCATTCATGATGAATCGGGTCGGTTTGTCAACGAATTTTTAGCAAAAAATAAACCGTCTGAAGAATACAACTACATTGATTTAACGGCGGTTGCTATAGATACTCTTAAAAAGAGTATCGTTGACGAAGCTTATGAAGGGGTTTTGTTTATTCCAAAAACAAAAGACAATGCAACGTTAGAAAACCAAATTCAGTTTATTTCGAACGAAAGTCCAAGTATTTCTTTTATCGAAAAAACGCAAGAAATTATTGCTAAAAAAATGACTTTGACTAATTTAGAAGAAGCGCATTTGGACACCTTAGCCATTCATCAAGCGGAAGCCGATGTTACTATTAATTTGAAGAAAGCCTCCGGAGAACAAAGTTTGAAAGGCTTGAACGAAATTAAAATTGCTATTGGTGGTGCATTTGGTTATTTGATTATGATGTTTATCATCATTTATGGAAATATGGTGATGCGTTCTGTTATTGAAGAAAAAACCAACCGAATTATCGAAATCATTATTTCATCGGTAAAACCGTTCCAATTAATGATGGGGAAAATCATTGGAACTTCATTAGCGGGAATTTTGCAATTCTTTATTTGGGCTATTATTGGTTTAAGTTTGTTGTTTTCGGCTTCGGTATTTTTAGGGGCCAATGTAGGAGCGACGAATCAAATCCCGCCCGAAATGATGCAATCAGCACAACAAGAGATGGCTAGTACGGCTCAAATGTATATTGCTGAAATATTGAATTTACCTATCGCGACGATTTTAAGTTGCTTTGTTATTTACTTTATTGGAGGTTACTTTTTGTATAGTTCGTTTTACGCTGCTATTGGAGCGGCCGTAGATAACGAAACCGATTCGCAACAATTTTTATTACCCATTATTATGCCTTTGGTATTAGGTGTTTACATTGGATTTTTTACTGTAGTAAACGATCCACACGGCACCGTAGCTACTGTTTTTTCAATGGTACCCTTGACTTCACCTATTGTGATGTTGATGCGTATTCCGTTTGGCGTACCTTTGTGGCAAATTGCAATATCTATTGTTATTTTATTAGCAACCTTCTTTTTAGTAGTTTGGTTTGCATCAAAAATTTACCGTGTAGGAATATTGATGTACGGTAAAAAACCAACTTGGAAAGAATTGTATCGATGGCTAAAGTATTAA
- a CDS encoding ABC transporter ATP-binding protein, whose translation MSNLLEVNKIVKQYGDYVALNEVSLSVPKGSIYGLLGPNGAGKTSLIRIINQITLPDSGEIILDGEKLQPKHVQYIGYLPEERGLYKSMKVGEQCLYLAQMKGLTKAEAKKQLDYWFDRLGIQGWWNKKIQELSKGMAQKIQFVVCVLHQPKLLIFDEPFSGFDPVNANIIKDEILALKEQGSTIIFSTHRMESVEELCDDIALIHQSNKLIEGKLDEVRKQFRTNSFEVGILSDNVEGLMYDITQKFTLAPAQFKSLNNELKLEVQLGNASPNELLHILTQRGQVTHFMEKIPSVNDIFIQTVTNK comes from the coding sequence ATGAGTAATTTACTTGAAGTTAATAAAATAGTGAAGCAATACGGCGATTACGTAGCGCTAAACGAAGTTTCTTTATCAGTTCCTAAAGGTAGTATTTACGGCTTGTTGGGACCCAATGGAGCGGGAAAAACCTCGCTAATTCGCATCATCAACCAAATTACTTTACCTGATAGTGGTGAGATTATTTTGGATGGTGAAAAATTACAACCCAAACACGTGCAGTATATTGGCTACCTTCCAGAAGAAAGGGGTTTGTACAAAAGTATGAAAGTTGGGGAGCAATGTTTGTATTTGGCACAAATGAAAGGTTTAACCAAAGCCGAAGCCAAAAAACAACTCGATTATTGGTTTGACCGATTGGGAATTCAAGGGTGGTGGAATAAAAAAATACAAGAGCTTTCTAAAGGGATGGCGCAAAAAATCCAATTTGTAGTTTGTGTGTTGCACCAACCCAAATTGTTGATTTTTGACGAACCATTTTCAGGCTTTGACCCTGTGAATGCCAATATCATTAAAGACGAAATTTTAGCATTGAAAGAACAAGGTTCGACCATTATTTTTTCGACACATCGAATGGAAAGTGTAGAGGAATTATGTGATGATATCGCTTTGATTCATCAATCCAATAAATTGATTGAAGGGAAATTAGATGAGGTGAGAAAGCAATTTAGAACCAATAGTTTTGAAGTAGGTATTCTTTCAGACAATGTAGAAGGTTTGATGTATGATATTACCCAAAAATTCACTTTGGCACCAGCCCAATTTAAGTCGTTGAATAATGAATTAAAATTAGAAGTTCAGCTAGGAAATGCAAGTCCAAATGAGTTGTTGCATATTTTAACACAACGCGGACAAGTAACCCATTTTATGGAAAAAATCCCGAGTGTAAATGATATTTTTATTCAAACAGTAACCAATAAATAA